The Acidaminococcales bacterium genome includes the window CTTGGCAAAAAAGAAGTTAAATATTTTTGCCTTTCGCCGCTATCTTCATCGCGGCCAATGCCGCATAATCGGTCAAATCATATTTTAACGGCGTCAAAGTGACCCAACCGTCGCTTACTGCCTCCGTATCCTTATTTAAATCAATTTCCCTCTTGGAATCTACCGTCAGGGAACCGCCTAACCAATAATAAGTGCGCCCGCGCAGATCGCGGCGCGGAGAAAAGACGTTGTCATAAGCGGTATTGCCAAGTTCAGTTACCCGCATGCCTTTTATATGTTCTTTGCCGGCAGCGGGGATATTTACGTTCAGCATAGTGCCGGCAGGCAAAGCAAATTTTCCATATTCGCCGACGATATTTAAAGCGATTTCCGCCGCGACTGTATAGTCGGCTTTGCGCGATTTGCTGTCAAGCGAAAACGCAATCGCCGGCACGTTATGCATGCACGCTTCCATGGCGGCGCTTACCGTACCCGAATAAATGGTGTCAAGCCCTGTGTTTGGCCCGTTGTTGATCCCGGAAACAACAATTTCCGGCGGTTCGGAGAGCAAAACCTCCAAAGCGAGTTTTACACAGTCGGCGGGATGCCCGCCTATCGACCAGCCAATATTTCCATGGCC containing:
- the surE gene encoding 5'/3'-nucleotidase SurE, whose product is MQLRILLTNDDGIAAAGLHALFVALKEAGHNVTVAAPAFENSAISHAITVRDPIFVDEYEIGGHGNIGWSIGGHPADCVKLALEVLLSEPPEIVVSGINNGPNTGLDTIYSGTVSAAMEACMHNVPAIAFSLDSKSRKADYTVAAEIALNIVGEYGKFALPAGTMLNVNIPAAGKEHIKGMRVTELGNTAYDNVFSPRRDLRGRTYYWLGGSLTVDSKREIDLNKDTEAVSDGWVTLTPLKYDLTDYAALAAMKIAAKGKNI